Proteins from a single region of Anthonomus grandis grandis chromosome 10, icAntGran1.3, whole genome shotgun sequence:
- the LOC126741165 gene encoding UDP-glucosyltransferase 2-like, which yields MILMITLLVLQSFPEVHPYNILMIAPIDSLSHTRMFEELAKALAVKGHQVDLLSHFPLENLNMEGISHINLGSSNMFLNSFSVKLLGRSFIDIVDKMLFKPGHQQCLLLYNNPQFEKLKNATKKYDLFITEFFTSECVLPWAWHFNIPSVLVSTSLPLPWNNERFGVPDNPSYVPNYYGDFGAEMTLFQRAQNVWQYAVARYKFWRSMNQADQVARAFFGPQMPPLEEVAYNSSLLLSNTHFSIHDARPLPPNVIEIGGLHINPPKPLSKHLDKLLDGNPQGTIYFSIGSMFAAETFPDETLQGILDAFAQLPYDVIWRVNVANLSKNLNFSKNVHLESWVPQLDLLCDPRVKLFFSHGGIMGMQESIYCGVPILNFPIIADQRHNSRHAELMGFGLVLEDISTASILDACGTLLNDSKYAGNAKKASREFLDRPLSAADTATFWIEYVIRNQGAPKMQSYAKRLRWYQYYMLDLLVLVVTSLWALLYLLVLGVRFVLNRRRNQKKIKQN from the exons ATGATCCTGATGATCACATTGTTGGTCTTGCAAAGCTTCCCTGAGGTACATCCTTATAACATTCTAATGATAGCCCCGATAGATTCCTTAAGCCACACCAGGATGTTCGAGGAACTGGCTAAAGCTCTCGCTGTCAAAGGCCACCAGGTGGATCTGCTGTCTCATTTTCCTTTGGAGAACCTTAATATGGAAGG AATAAGCCACATTAACTTGGGAAGCTCAAACATGTTTCTTAACAGCTTCTCAGTCAAATTGCTTGGACGAAGCTTCATTGATATTGTAGATAAGATGCTATTCAAACCAGGTCATCAACAATGCCTCCTTCTCTACAACAACCCCCAGTTCGAAAAGCTTAAAAACGCCACAAAAAAATACGATTTATTCATAACCGAATTCTTTACCTCGGAATGCGTCTTACCGTGGGCGTGGCACTTTAATATCCCAAGCGTCCTGGTAAGTACGAGCTTACCCTTGCCCTGGAACAACGAGAGATTCGGGGTACCGGATAATCCGTCGTACGTTCCCAATTATTATGGGGATTTTGGGGCGGAAATGACGTTATTCCAGAGGGCGCAGAACGTTTGGCAGTACGCAGTCGCACGTTACAA ATTTTGGCGTAGTATGAACCAAGCAGACCAAGTAGCGCGTGCGTTCTTTGGCCCCCAAATGCCCCCATTAGAAGAAGTAGCCTACAACAGCAGTCTGCTCCTTAGCAACACTCACTTCAGCATTCACGACGCCCGCCCTTTACCTCCTAACGTAATCGAGATCGGTGGGTTGCATATAAACCCCCCAAAGCCTTTGAGTAAG CACTTGGACAAGCTGTTGGACGGCAACCCGCAAGGCACCATATACTTTTCCATTGGATCGATGTTTGCCGCTGAGACTTTTCCGGATGAAACTCTTCAGGGTATTTTAGACGCCTTTGCGCAGCTGCCTTATGACGTCATATGGAGGGTAAACGTCGCCAACTTGAGTAAAAACCTTAATTTCTCCAAAAATGTCCATTTGGAGAGTTGGGTGCCACAGCTGGACTTATTAT GTGACCCTAGGGTGAAACTGTTCTTCTCCCACGGAGGTATAATGGGCATGCAAGAGAGTATTTATTGCGGGGTACCCATATTGAATTTCCCGATAATAGCGGATCAAAGGCATAATAGCCGACATGCTGAGTTAATGGGTTTCGGCTTGGTACTCGAGGATATCAGTACAGCATCGATTCTGGATGCTTGCGGTACGCTTTTGAATGACTCCAAGTATGCTGGGAATGCTAAAAAGGCTTCCAGAGAGTTTCTGGATAGACCCTTATCGGCGGCAGATACGGCAACGTTCTGGATCGAGTACGTCATAAGGAACCAGGGTGCACCGAAAATGCAGAGTTATGCCAAAAGACTTCGTTGGTATCAGTATTATATGCTGGATTTACTCGTTTTAGTTGTAACAAGCTTATGGGCTTTACTGTATTTGTTGGTTTTAGGTGTGAGGTTTGTTTTGAACAGAAGACGTAACcagaagaaaataaagcaaaactAG